Sequence from the Zeugodacus cucurbitae isolate PBARC_wt_2022May chromosome 5, idZeuCucr1.2, whole genome shotgun sequence genome:
agggagaccccacaatatgcgccaattaccgtgcgATAAGCCTTctcaacatcgcttataaggatctatcgagcgtactgtgtgaaaggctaaagcccaccgtcaacaaactgattggaccttatcagtgtggcttttgaCCTgaaaaatctacatctgaccagatattaaccatgcgctaaatcttggaaaagacccgtgaaaagaagaTCGATTGTCGATTATAAAGcttctttcgacagcacgaaaaggagttgcctctatgccgctatgtTGGAATTCGGTATCCCGGATCTGGATTACCAATTGGCAGTTTGGGCTAAAAGGAGAGATGcctggcgcgctgttgtggaatcGGCAATAAACGCccaagcggtgtctacgccagtaaagaagaagaataaaacgCTTAGTTAAGTTTTGCTAAggattttattgtttaataattcTTGGCAAACATCGCTAAACTTAAAATACATaaggtttttatatttatgcaattaATACTActattatgtatctataaaaGCATGAGTTAGTGATTAGCGATATTTCACtatcggtgattttttcactgtgattgaaaactCGCATATAGCAAGtgctatacatttttgtaaatagcaatGGCAGTTCAAATAGTTtagttcgatcactgtagcaatagcagttcagtgattatAAATAGATCGAGCGATTTCGAtcattttgggtacggtgattacgaaagcagttaaatgtaccaaaaattaattaattatttaattgtgattacaaaggcaagtaaatttttgatattgttaaaattaataaatataaaaatgtaaaaaaatttaaaaaaatatgtggaatacaaaatgtaaaaatgtaaaaaattaaaaaaaaaaatatgtagaataCAACTTCtcttaaattcgtttttttatactctcgcaacctgttgcacagagtataatagttttgttcacataacggttgtttgtgtcaccaagaaatgtaagagttatatacataaatgatccggatgacgagtagatttgaaatccggatgtctgtctgtccgtctgtccgtacaagcgataacttgagtaaaaatttagatatcttaatgaaacttggaacacatattccttggcaccctgaggaggttgctttcgaaaatgggcaaaatcggtccactgccacgcccacaaaatggaggaaaccgaaaacctatacagtgtcataactaagccataaataaagttatgaaaatgaaatttggaacataggatccctttcaaatttcttaaatattcaaatttcttaataattgatgttaaataaatatacaggaACAATGttgtgaagtgtaagtgtataataagattattttaaatataaaatcagtaaaaatcgggaaaatacaattttaaacttGTCAATTGTTATACTTTAAGTGCGATAATCTCAAAAACTATAAGTTTCCTGCACCTAGATGTATATACTTAATCTGTAGAACCTCATCTATCCGAACATATCCGAAATCGTGGGAGAGTATACTCAAGTTTCCCCAGTTACTGGAATAAAAATGCTGATTTCATTAAATGCTTTCAAGTAATTATGTAGTGTGCTCATTTGaatcattatatatgtacatattaagaGTACTCCTTCAAATAAAACTTAGCAAAAGGATACTACTGGAGATGTTTACAACATTATAGATTCCCGAACTGACACtggaatttccaaaaatacaaaaaataagaacTTTTGCatatataggtaaatttgtaaacaaaatatacGTAATAGCTTTCGCTGATACGCCAAATTGGTCAGAGTCGCCTTAAAATGTTAGACAGCAAGACAAGTGTTGGGCATATCATAAGAGATAATTAAATACAGGAACTAagctaattataaattatataaaataataaaattataaagttCGATCTTAAGTTGAACTGAGCATGCTTTGAGCTTTCCATAACCGTTGCAAAATTTGTtggtattcaattaaattaattttctgagGTATTTGTTTAAGTGTTTGTTTTCATGGAGTTCAAATTTATATGCTCGTCGATGTACTGTAGTAAGActgttctaaaatttttttttatttttcacatgacttAAACAAATGTTTACGTTAAAACATTATTAAACACACAAATTGCCATCAACTCATGCATGTTAGAGAGCACAGTAATGGTATAAATATCGCGGTTAATCGCGTTATAGGCACATTCGAAGTGTACAAGAGAGTTGATTGAAGTCATGAAGATTTTGCTATTACTAATTGTGGGTGTTGCGATCCTGAATTCGGCCAATGGAGCTGGGACAGAAGATGATTCTGGTGGAGCTGGTGGATCAGGAGGTGGAGCTGCTGGATCAGGAGGTGGAGCTGCTGGAACAGGAAGTGGAGCTGGTGGATCAGGAGGTGGAGCTAGTGGATCAGAAGGTGGAGCTGGTGGATCAGGAGGTGGAGCTGGTGGATCAGAAGGTGGAGCTGGTGGATCAGAAGGTGGAGCTGGTGGTTCATCACCTCCGGCTGGTGGTTCATCACCACCGGCTGGCGGATCACCTCCGGCTGGTGGTTCATCACCACCGGCTGGCGGATCACCGCCTGCTGGTGGATCACCGCCTGCTGGTGGATCACCCCCAGCTGATTCACCACCGGCAGTGTCACCACCGGCAGAGTCACCACCGGCTGGTTCATCTCCACCAGCACCCGCTGCACCACAGCCACCAGCTAATGGTAATGTAAGAAGACGTGCAGCAATTAGAAGGCGCCAGGCTAGAGGACGCGCACAAAGAAGAAGACAACGTGCTGCTAGGAGAAGGAGACGCCAACAACGCAGAAGGAGGCAGCAAAGCAGGAGATCCAATCAGGGTGGCAGAAGGAGGTTCAACCAGGGAGGCAGAAGAAGGGTCTGAGTCAACTAATGCTACAAAACGAAGATCCAAATGTgattgaaattttgtaaaatacagcaaacctaaataaaataaattaggtacatatatacttgtattcATATGTTTTCAGAAAGCTGTTTAGTTTTTTGAGTTCGAAACCGTGAAGGGATTGCACTCATAGTAGGTATCAAATAAACTTACaccatatttcatattaattataaatctgatatcGTATGCATTAGAATCATATGCTACAGCGCAATTACAAGTTACAACAATAACTATGAATAACCACGGtgttaaatctaacggctatatactgccctcGTATAAAAAGAGTTTTTTGAAACCGTAGGACGGAGATTCCGAGAAGgcggagattacaatgcaaatcaTACATACGTACTGGGACTCACGATTAACTAATCTGAAGAGCGGCAGCTGCCTTAATAGACACAATAACCTTGGCATAATGTCTCCTGGTAATTCGACATACTGACCTTGTGATCGTAACAAAACAccatatttatttcaaacaaaCAAGCACTCTCTTTGGAAAGTCCCGAAGAACAATAAGTCTCCAAGATGACTATGAGAGATTTGCGAGATAATTGGGTTCGAAGTGAAGAGAAAAAGCTAACTGATTCGCAAATTATCTAGACTCTAGAGAATGTATTTCAAGCAAATTGCCCAAGGAATAACTTTAAACTGCCAATGTTGACTAACTCCGCTAAATAGTCCATTTTGTCTATTAAGACTTGAACTTCGTGTATGACGCCAGCGTGACAATGACCAATCATGAAGTACTCGCGGCTTATTTCGTTTTGTATACAGTCTAAAATCTAGTGAGTGCAAAAAGTTCCGCACAATTTCAAAGTGGACTTATGCAATATCAGCTTCGTCCAATTCTTCGTGATAGCTAGAGAGAATATTTTGGACCTTTCTTGAAACTTCGTGCAATTTTCCTTTGAGCTTGGGGCGTGAAAATTTTTTGGGCTTTCCGCTACCCTCAAATCTCCTCCTCGTGACTTCatcagttgtttttttttttttaatttagcaatAATGTGTGGTTTATTGACCATATAGGATATTTGGGAAGATAATTTGTCGTTTTGCCACGATTTAAGTGGATTGATTTGATTTGTGGTAGTAAACTTTGAGATGTTtgtttattgacatttttttctCCAAAAACTAAAAAGTTCAAATGAAATTAGCATACCAAAACGTTCAGTTTGACGATACGTAATAAATAGCAGacaaaaataacggtacttaGTAAATAACTGTATTTAAAGTGATATAAACGTAATTGTAGAAGTTTTTTGGTTCCTATAATCGGAgttgttttaagtttttttcggagagaatataattttatactctcgcaacatgttgcctaAGAGTATTataggatgacgagtgaagttgaaatccggatgtctgtccgtgccagctataacttgagtaaaaattgagatatcttaatgaaactttgaacATATATTCCTAGGCacactgaggaggttgctttcgaaaatcagGTTgctgggcaaaatcggtccactgccacgcccacaaaatggcgaaaaccgaaaacacataaagtgtcaagctataaataaagttataaaagtaaaatttgtaacgaaggatcgcactaggaaggagtatatttggatgtaatttttttggggaagtgggcgtggccccgcccacaaataggtttttggtatacatcctcccatacaaaggatgggttgaaaattactaaaaccgcgttaactcactaacgaataacatcagaaaccctacattttgcagaagaaatggcagaaggaagctgtactcagatttttttataaaatggaaaatgggttaaaaaccatatctcaggaactactcaacagatttcaatgaaattttcttgacaccctgatgacacgtttggaaaatgggtgaaatcggttcacaaccacgactacattccatataactcaattttaaattccatatcattccttcactttgtaatatatacataacgaaccaatgaagatagtgtaataaaactttacacagcTACTGTATGTGATCATTATCAGAtcataacttgtgaaaaaaattttgatatctgactataacttttcgatgcccggatatcgaatatgaagaatttctctcagatatcttgatttaattcagaggaagtcTTCTTATGGATGAACCCGGTCGGAGGAACGCCGACTGGAATGCGGAGCCATCTTTAACCATGGTATATACTGActgcaatttttgaatattaatatgaCTGCAAAGACATATAAAATTGGAGCTTTGCCATGGTATTTCCATCATAAAAATGCACATATTAAAAGTGGTAGAGTATTAAGTtttgaaaacttgaaaaaagaagaaaattcttGTTTGATTTAGTAGAAAATTGATTCATTAATCACTAAAAATTCCACATTTGTAGTTTCTTTAGTTTTGATAGAAATTAACTAAAACTATTTGATCCAGGGAGGTGCTAACCTGATGACGCGTAGTGTATTTACCTACCCCTGGTGGCAATACAGTTTAATTTTTATCTGAGttattacactctcgcaataatttgcacagagtataacgaggtagatatagggttatatatgtggcAACAACATAAagtttattagtttttaatcACTAATGCAACAATGCATTTTGACaactatatgaatatataaactataaatTTTACGCAAAATTCATCTCCGAAATAACATATCCATCGCAACTTGGCATACGCACGAACGCGTCAGTAGTTCACCACAATACAACTACTGGCCTACCAGTATGCGCACGACGAAGACGTTTATCTCCCGAGAAACTCGCAGCTGCACGTGCTGAATTTGAACTTCTGAGCAAGGTTGGCATTCGCCGCCCGTCGAATAGCAGTCGGGCTTGCATCTAGTCCGCAAAGCTGGCGGATCTTTGAACGCTAACACAATTCCTGACCGCTACCCGATACCATTAGTTAAAGATTTTGATGATATTTTCAAAAGTAGATTTGCAGAAAGCATTTCACCAGACGCCGATTCATCGCGATGATATCTGCAAAACCAACATTTCGACGCCATTTGGCCTATTTGGATtcactcatatgtatatacacatttttttatactctcgcaacgaaGTTCCTAAGAGAGTATTACGCCACGTTCAACGTAGACACGAGCACGATTTACCGTGCGGGCCCACAATATCGCAATTCAAAAAGCGTCCAATTACATCGCGACTATGCGTTGATTCTGGAGGCTACAATAAAATGATTACTCTATGTGAAatggttttgttttgtcattttttaagtaaagaaaCGTTAATGGCTTTTATTCCACAAAATAATTCTGTTTTGAACtttcaaatttataatttcaattttcactaTGGAAATGTCATATATTCTCGCACGATACTGCGGGCAAAATCAAACGAGTTTGATTTTTAAACATTGAGTGCGATGTGGCGACGTCGAAATACACGTATTATCATAAAATCGTGCTTATATTGGATGTCTGCATTTGCCAACATATGTTTGGATTTATAAACTGTCCGCATTTAACGCAACGCATAAAGTGTCAtatataagccataaataaagttatgaaagtaaaatttggtacaatgcATCgctctatgaaggggcatattcagatgtatttttttggggaagtgggtgtgacccGCCATTTTTACTTACTACCTTATACACGGAAAagcggattataaccacgcacacctcccttacaaaggttataatgaaaactactaaaaaaaatttattcagtaaggaaaaacactcgaaaccttaggttaggttaggttggtctggtaggcaaacaggccacgcatagaccagttatggtcctttgagaTACAAGAATGGAGTGGCTTCacatgttccctgagtagtaatCATCGTTTAGTATGCCTGCGCCTggcgtgaattttaatagttaatgaggcttcactaacgatatctcctctaacttatcgtattgtggggcccctaagtactGAAACGCTGTCttgctaacgcaggacaaacacacaagagatgctccattgtttccTTGGTGACCCGCTCTTGACACTTTCAGCATTTCTCCCGATCTGACAGCTCcatcttataggcatgtgccgctactaggctgtgaccaGTTAGAATGCCAGCAGGagtcttatatatttttgatttaccaCTTTTCACAtaacctttgcagttttacaccctggtagatccttccagcgagatTTGAGTTTTCTTGTAATGCACCTGTCTATATCATCGTGcagaatgtgcatgggtttaccgatgttgatcatgtttccgggtgactgctgtacaccactcttggcaatcccgtgtacgatttcgttgccctcgatgcctttatggcctggcacccagtataAGTGTAGCCTTATATTCCTCTGCTGTCCTGCTGcccaagacacttttggccgatatacGAAACGAggttactgccttgattgctgcttgactgtctacgcTGACATTAATTTTAGGGTATTGGGCTTGTGCGTTGGAGGCTAGCTGTGCTCCCTTCCCAACAGCACGGTTTAACGGTTGTTTTATGCCTAATTCCGGACAGTATATCCCTGTACCTACTCCTtcatccattttagagccattcgtatagatatttaaggtgtTGCGTGTAGTTGCAGTATccttgcgccaaccatccttttccatgtttaccGTGAACTCTCTTCCCCAGTTGTAGAATGGGACCAGATAGTCGGTGCCTGTCAGACTGCCTTTAGCAACCGAGCTGTGTCCGAAGGATCTGTATCTAAATTCACCTGTTGCCATCAGTCGTCCCGCCGATTTTGCCGCGCAGTTTTCGGCAAGGAGTTCTATAGGTAGTGGGTAATTTGTTCTAGAGCAGCCGTTGGGTTGGTTCTTAGGGCCTCCATTATACATAGCGCTGAAAgtcgctgaaccctttccatcGGCTTCCGATACGTAGACTTCCTAGTACCCCCAGGTAGTGCCGAGCAACTTCCTGCATGCATACAGAGCATTACTGGCTTTCATACTCTTTCCtccacattgtacttccacagaagTTTGGTGTCCAAGATTACCCCCAGGTATTTGGTACGGTCCTTGAGAGGGAGCTTGGTCCCATTTAGGGAAGGGGGCCTCCATGCAGGGATTTTGTAGCTCTTAGTAAACACCAGAAGATCTGTATTTTCCGCATTGAGCCCAGTCTCGCTAGCGTTGCTCAGTTTTTGACAGTGTTGAGAATGTTGATCTTTATACTGCTGACAGTGTGCAAACACtttcccgttattaagatggcaatgtcatccgcatacgcttgggagctttgttttcaaaatgttttagcAATTTGTTTACCACTAATGTCCATAAGAGTGGAGATAGCACTCCGCCTTGCGGAGTACCTCTACAGACTTCCTTGGTCACACCGGCGTCATTCCATTCTGCTTTTATCTTCCTAGAAACACAGAGATTTTTCACCTACCTTTGTATGACAGGCTCAACACCCATTTATTCGATACTACGCAAGATGGATTCCGGAGACACATTATTGAATGCTCCCGAAATGTCCAGGAATGCTCCCAGAGCGTATTCCTTATATTCTAGAGCTTTttcaatgttgtataccaataaaTGGAGTGCAGTCGCATGTAGTGATTTGGACAAGCTGCCAGCAGGCGCTGTGTCCCTTATATGGGCATCTAGTATTTTCTCCAGCGCCTTCAGAAGGAATGAGGTTAGACTTATGGACCTGAACTCTTTCGAATAGGTTTGATTGTT
This genomic interval carries:
- the LOC128922135 gene encoding uncharacterized protein LOC128922135, with protein sequence MSNYQETLCQAGGCGAAGAGGDEPAGGDSAGGDTAGGESAGGDPPAGGDPPAGGDPPAGGDEPPAGGDPPAGGDEPPAGGDEPPAPPSDPPAPPSDPPAPPPDPPAPPSDPLAPPPDPPAPLPVPAAPPPDPAAPPPDPPAPPESSSVPAPLAEFRIATPTISNSKIFMTSINSLVHFECAYNAINRDIYTITVLSNMHELMAICVFNNVLT